Proteins encoded within one genomic window of Alteribacter populi:
- a CDS encoding PRC-barrel domain-containing protein — MIFSYKRMLKPFTVFGQDGELGTVDDLYFDDEKWTGRYVVVNSNRWLPGKKLFVSPASISEFTLENESLYANINKEEAKKVLPQKRSQLQGSSKASFHSITDSILTGWGRDYGDRV, encoded by the coding sequence ATGATCTTTTCTTATAAAAGGATGCTCAAGCCATTTACCGTGTTTGGACAAGATGGAGAGCTTGGTACTGTAGACGACCTATACTTTGATGATGAAAAGTGGACGGGTCGTTATGTAGTGGTGAACTCCAATCGCTGGTTACCTGGGAAAAAGCTCTTTGTTTCACCCGCATCGATTTCAGAGTTTACGCTAGAAAATGAGAGTTTGTACGCCAACATTAATAAAGAGGAAGCAAAAAAAGTCCTTCCCCAGAAGAGGAGCCAGTTACAAGGAAGTTCGAAAGCCAGTTTTCACAGTATTACGGACTCAATCCTTACTGGATGGGGCCGGGATTATGGGGATCGGGTATGA
- a CDS encoding PRC-barrel domain-containing protein, giving the protein MIARDLAQEKIDGSVVDYQEEESHAMSVNVVIGYEIATRDESFGKVKDVLVEEDSFKIRYFIVDTNHWLPGGKEVLISTDWIDDVNWHQSILSVNLTKDQVENAPELIDDEPINREMEERVFKHYGKPKYWD; this is encoded by the coding sequence ATGATTGCAAGGGACCTTGCGCAAGAAAAAATAGATGGTTCGGTGGTTGATTATCAGGAAGAGGAAAGCCATGCGATGAGTGTAAACGTTGTGATCGGATATGAAATTGCTACGCGTGACGAAAGCTTCGGAAAAGTAAAGGACGTTCTTGTTGAAGAAGACTCTTTTAAAATTCGCTATTTCATCGTTGATACAAATCACTGGCTTCCTGGTGGAAAAGAGGTTCTTATCTCAACGGATTGGATAGATGACGTTAATTGGCACCAGTCAATTTTAAGTGTGAATCTGACAAAGGATCAGGTGGAAAACGCTCCAGAACTTATTGATGATGAGCCAATCAACCGTGAGATGGAAGAAAGAGTGTTTAAGCATTACGGAAAACCTAAATATTGGGACTAA
- a CDS encoding metal ABC transporter substrate-binding protein: MFKKKITASLILFLSFILTACGTENSEGESNEDNGAQGDGLSITTSFSVLGDMIGEVIGDRGEVNYIVPIGEEPHEYEPVPSNFKEVSDSDVFYVNGLDLEEWLERIVSNATETEIVELSTGVDIINLEDSEDADPHGWLSPRNGIIYVENLVEDLIERDPEGEDVYRENAEAYIEELEALDKWIEEAVTDIPDEKRVIVVSENAFKYFGADYGFETEGIWEMNSHEEGTTQQMNRVIDIVQERKVPAVFVESTVDKRYMETVSDNSGVPIAGEVYTDAIGDEGSGANSYIDMIRHNAELFVEGLKE; the protein is encoded by the coding sequence ATGTTTAAAAAGAAAATAACCGCGTCATTAATCCTTTTTTTAAGCTTTATCTTAACGGCCTGCGGAACAGAGAATTCAGAAGGAGAAAGCAATGAAGACAATGGTGCTCAAGGTGACGGATTATCCATTACGACAAGCTTCTCTGTCCTTGGAGACATGATTGGCGAAGTCATCGGTGACAGAGGAGAGGTCAATTACATCGTGCCAATCGGCGAAGAGCCTCACGAATATGAACCTGTTCCGAGTAATTTTAAAGAGGTAAGCGATTCGGATGTGTTTTACGTCAATGGTCTTGATCTGGAAGAGTGGCTTGAACGTATCGTTTCTAACGCAACAGAAACTGAAATCGTTGAACTCTCCACGGGTGTAGACATCATTAATCTAGAAGACAGCGAAGACGCCGACCCACACGGATGGTTAAGCCCGAGAAATGGGATTATTTATGTTGAGAATCTGGTGGAAGACCTAATCGAACGAGACCCTGAAGGTGAGGACGTTTACCGTGAAAATGCAGAAGCGTACATTGAGGAGTTAGAAGCATTAGATAAATGGATTGAAGAAGCAGTTACTGATATTCCGGATGAAAAGCGTGTGATCGTTGTCAGTGAAAATGCCTTTAAATACTTCGGTGCCGATTATGGCTTTGAAACAGAAGGGATTTGGGAAATGAACTCTCACGAAGAAGGAACGACACAACAAATGAACCGTGTTATTGATATCGTCCAGGAAAGAAAAGTCCCAGCTGTCTTTGTTGAAAGTACAGTAGACAAACGATACATGGAAACCGTTTCTGACAACTCTGGAGTGCCAATTGCAGGTGAAGTATATACAGACGCGATCGGTGATGAAGGATCAGGCGCCAACTCTTACATTGATATGATTCGACATAATGCAGAACTGTTTGTGGAAGGGTTAAAGGAATAG
- a CDS encoding dicarboxylate/amino acid:cation symporter: MNHLKLLSGKYLETPLIWKISIALILGVIVGFTFGENAAVIAPLGDILLNLLMALIIPLLMLTLIVGINQGPAEGLGRMGGKMIGYYFVTSAFALTVGLIIALLIRPGEGLSLPGNAEVNVPEAPGFMDVIVDIFPSNIVEALLELDILSMIFIAIVIGLAISIMRRSGNEQHEKWGDHLVELSRAGSEVSFKIMGWILQYAPIGIFAIVASTIGQQGWNTLTSLGSLVGTVYVSILIQFLVYALLIKLIGQSPLRFFKEARDATATAFTTQSSMGTLPVTMGVAKRLNLREKLYGFSLPLGATMNMDGAAIRVGASVIFAANIIGEDLGLATIIGIILAGTLASVGTAGVPGAGLITLSVVLTQAGLPIEVVALVASVDALLGMAATACNVTGDLVGTSVVDKSEKKREIKSS; the protein is encoded by the coding sequence GTGAATCATTTGAAATTATTATCGGGAAAATATCTAGAAACGCCTCTCATTTGGAAAATCTCGATTGCTTTAATTCTCGGTGTTATCGTTGGTTTTACTTTTGGTGAAAATGCTGCGGTTATTGCACCCTTAGGCGATATTCTCTTAAATTTATTAATGGCTTTGATCATTCCGCTGTTAATGCTTACATTAATTGTCGGGATCAACCAAGGTCCGGCAGAAGGGCTTGGCCGCATGGGTGGAAAAATGATTGGTTATTATTTTGTAACCTCTGCCTTTGCATTAACGGTCGGGCTGATTATAGCATTACTCATTCGACCTGGTGAAGGGTTAAGTTTACCAGGAAATGCGGAGGTAAACGTACCCGAAGCTCCTGGTTTCATGGATGTCATCGTCGACATTTTCCCGTCTAACATCGTAGAAGCCTTATTAGAACTAGACATCCTCAGTATGATATTTATTGCGATTGTAATTGGTCTTGCTATTTCTATTATGCGTCGCTCTGGGAATGAGCAGCACGAAAAGTGGGGAGATCACCTTGTTGAATTATCTCGTGCTGGATCTGAAGTTTCGTTTAAGATTATGGGGTGGATTTTGCAGTATGCACCAATCGGTATTTTTGCTATTGTTGCTTCAACGATCGGACAACAAGGATGGAACACACTGACATCGCTAGGTTCTCTTGTAGGAACAGTCTATGTGAGTATTTTGATTCAATTCCTTGTATATGCGTTGCTTATTAAGTTGATTGGCCAATCCCCTCTGCGTTTCTTTAAAGAGGCAAGAGATGCAACTGCTACGGCTTTCACTACACAAAGTTCAATGGGAACTCTTCCGGTGACAATGGGTGTTGCTAAGCGGTTAAACTTACGGGAAAAACTGTACGGCTTTTCACTTCCATTAGGAGCAACAATGAACATGGACGGGGCCGCCATTCGTGTCGGAGCTTCGGTTATTTTTGCTGCTAACATTATTGGAGAAGATTTAGGATTGGCAACGATTATCGGCATCATTCTAGCAGGGACACTCGCTTCTGTCGGAACAGCTGGTGTACCCGGTGCTGGGTTGATCACATTGTCTGTTGTTTTGACGCAGGCAGGTCTTCCAATTGAAGTCGTCGCGTTAGTCGCTTCAGTGGATGCCTTACTAGGAATGGCAGCAACAGCTTGTAACGTCACTGGTGACTTGGTCGGAACATCTGTCGTAGATAAAAGCGAAAAAAAAAGGGAAATAAAATCGTCGTAA
- a CDS encoding M6 family metalloprotease domain-containing protein produces the protein MKLRKKLMILFLCFFVSLSSTTALAGPPGLSDFPDPIDEESWVLPRDMTWDDYRSVPGIDWNDADHIEAELDIKGAIILVDFPDQEFILSQPEGSDPAGNPVGIGDIPRDELPQWWLDYLNAPSELNNYRTIDEFWRENSFGKWSVDLDAYGVYEMEHNMFQYGMGEWGQQADMPPGYETYNVMTDALAAAEADIEASGVDYDFTFIVHAGYNESDVWQQFGEMMFESPEDVTDEFGPPEEYRDIVDNWANTRYVPWTSWLAASSLWARANISQGISIQGESSGMAVFAHEFGHIMELLDNYNNPYANPVSRTYSGPWELMSRGAFNGPGGNHTRWTIPSYEGASTPSHHMLRNKIKQGYLSEDQYINVDREELEETGPVFADVLTRAVPSGEEFGREGIYGINVEMVDHTPRNSLEDDWRADMQRGEEWYNNYTLEVVDRVGFDSFQMDAGVLLAKTRNSEAWPNIWVIDSHPEDISEVDFVRPDGTEEMLSLGDYQQLADALFKAGTAEGVVNEYVDEHNRLHFYILDKLVAEDEALSYRVAVRHMDGAGPYERGVDVDNSSVEHAAPGRIAEYNFSVTNTGEETDIFRLDASTESEWEYMLPNNIVEVEAGETVDVPVYVEIPEAGRGQNPIPNDLTFTATSETDSEQTATTVRRVGPGNGNGR, from the coding sequence ATGAAACTCAGAAAAAAATTGATGATTTTATTCCTGTGCTTTTTCGTTTCACTTTCATCTACAACAGCTTTAGCAGGCCCTCCAGGATTATCTGATTTTCCAGATCCAATTGACGAAGAGTCATGGGTCCTTCCGAGAGATATGACTTGGGACGATTACCGGTCTGTTCCTGGTATCGATTGGAATGATGCCGACCATATCGAGGCTGAACTAGATATTAAGGGTGCCATTATTCTCGTGGATTTTCCTGATCAAGAGTTTATCTTAAGCCAGCCGGAGGGATCAGACCCGGCAGGCAATCCGGTAGGGATCGGTGACATTCCCCGGGATGAACTTCCACAGTGGTGGCTGGATTACTTAAACGCGCCGTCAGAGCTGAACAATTACCGGACAATTGATGAGTTTTGGAGAGAGAACTCCTTCGGAAAATGGTCAGTTGATCTTGATGCGTACGGCGTTTATGAAATGGAACATAATATGTTTCAATACGGTATGGGAGAATGGGGCCAACAAGCGGACATGCCACCAGGATACGAAACATACAACGTGATGACAGATGCTTTAGCTGCAGCTGAAGCAGACATAGAGGCGTCTGGTGTTGACTACGACTTCACGTTTATTGTCCATGCCGGTTACAATGAATCTGATGTTTGGCAGCAGTTTGGTGAAATGATGTTTGAAAGCCCTGAAGATGTAACCGATGAATTCGGGCCCCCAGAGGAATACAGAGATATAGTAGACAACTGGGCGAATACTCGTTATGTACCTTGGACATCCTGGCTAGCTGCGTCAAGTCTTTGGGCGAGAGCGAACATTAGTCAAGGGATTTCGATCCAAGGAGAAAGTAGTGGAATGGCTGTTTTCGCCCATGAATTCGGCCATATTATGGAACTGCTCGATAACTACAACAATCCATATGCAAATCCTGTTTCCAGAACATACTCGGGACCTTGGGAATTGATGAGCCGTGGTGCATTCAACGGACCAGGCGGCAACCATACTCGTTGGACAATTCCATCCTATGAAGGTGCATCTACACCTTCTCACCATATGTTACGTAATAAAATTAAGCAAGGTTATCTGTCGGAAGACCAATATATTAATGTAGACCGAGAAGAACTCGAAGAAACTGGACCGGTGTTTGCAGATGTATTAACCCGGGCCGTCCCGTCTGGAGAAGAATTTGGACGTGAAGGTATTTATGGAATTAATGTTGAAATGGTGGATCACACTCCACGAAATAGTTTAGAGGATGACTGGCGCGCGGATATGCAACGAGGAGAAGAATGGTATAACAACTATACGCTAGAGGTAGTTGACCGCGTCGGCTTTGACTCTTTCCAAATGGATGCCGGGGTATTACTTGCTAAAACAAGAAATTCTGAGGCGTGGCCAAACATCTGGGTTATTGATTCTCACCCCGAAGACATTAGTGAAGTAGACTTCGTTCGACCAGATGGTACAGAAGAAATGCTTTCACTAGGTGACTATCAGCAATTAGCTGACGCCCTATTTAAAGCAGGTACAGCAGAAGGGGTTGTCAATGAATACGTGGACGAGCATAACCGCCTCCACTTTTATATTCTTGATAAATTAGTTGCCGAAGACGAAGCACTTTCCTACCGAGTTGCCGTTCGTCACATGGATGGTGCCGGACCGTATGAGCGAGGCGTCGATGTTGACAATAGCTCTGTGGAGCACGCTGCACCAGGCAGAATAGCTGAATACAACTTTAGTGTTACAAATACAGGAGAAGAAACAGACATTTTCCGACTTGATGCTTCCACTGAATCTGAATGGGAATACATGCTACCGAACAATATTGTGGAAGTAGAAGCTGGTGAAACCGTGGATGTCCCAGTTTACGTTGAGATTCCTGAAGCAGGAAGAGGTCAAAATCCTATTCCGAACGACCTAACCTTTACTGCAACATCGGAAACGGACTCCGAGCAAACAGCTACAACGGTTCGTCGAGTCGGTCCTGGAAATGGGAATGGTAGATAA
- a CDS encoding peptidylprolyl isomerase: MKRQVLFVLIIIGVLGLTACSSSNVNSEAVDSEIVVETMAGSITKEDFYEELKGRYGKAVLQEMVTIEVLQDKYDVSEEAIDHEVQILKDELGDQFEMWLQHQNLGDEESFRKRVYLSLLQEEAKADGLNISEEEMKQKYDQLRTEISAQHILVEEEETALEVKQKLDDGTDFAELAKGYSIDSSNAEDGGELGYFSVGTMVPEFESAAYDLEVGETSEPVATQFGYHIIKLLDKQETNVDIEPFENMKGEIRQTLIDERIEVNEAQEKIAKLIEDANIDIKIEEFEELFNVDTIN, encoded by the coding sequence TTGAAAAGACAAGTCTTGTTTGTTTTAATCATCATTGGTGTACTAGGATTGACAGCTTGTAGTTCCAGCAATGTTAATTCGGAAGCAGTAGATTCTGAAATAGTCGTAGAAACAATGGCAGGCAGTATAACAAAAGAAGATTTTTACGAAGAATTAAAGGGACGGTACGGAAAAGCTGTACTACAGGAAATGGTGACGATCGAAGTTTTACAGGATAAATATGACGTAAGCGAAGAAGCCATAGATCATGAAGTGCAAATCCTTAAAGACGAATTAGGTGATCAATTTGAAATGTGGCTGCAGCACCAGAATCTTGGAGACGAAGAATCATTTCGTAAAAGAGTATACCTTAGTCTTTTACAAGAAGAAGCAAAGGCCGATGGGTTAAATATAAGTGAAGAAGAAATGAAACAAAAGTACGACCAATTAAGAACCGAAATTAGCGCACAACACATATTAGTGGAAGAGGAAGAAACAGCCTTAGAAGTAAAACAGAAACTTGATGATGGTACTGATTTTGCTGAACTGGCAAAAGGCTACTCAATAGATAGTTCGAATGCGGAGGATGGTGGTGAACTAGGTTATTTCTCCGTTGGGACGATGGTGCCTGAATTTGAAAGTGCTGCATATGATTTGGAAGTAGGAGAAACTAGTGAACCCGTTGCTACCCAATTTGGTTATCATATTATAAAATTATTAGACAAGCAAGAAACAAATGTGGACATTGAGCCATTTGAGAATATGAAAGGAGAAATTCGTCAAACCCTCATAGACGAAAGAATTGAAGTGAATGAAGCACAAGAAAAAATCGCGAAATTAATTGAAGATGCAAATATTGATATAAAGATCGAAGAGTTTGAAGAATTGTTTAATGTAGATACGATAAATTAG
- a CDS encoding recombinase family protein, with amino-acid sequence MRSGYSLEQQLRACREKAQTSEVIEYVDRGLSGEFLDRPALNKLRQDLREGILSKVVCLDPDRLSRKLMNQLIVSEEIEKKVELVFVNGEYQRTPEGMLFYQLRGAIAEFEKKKITERMSRGRIQKARQGKVIRDYQIYGYDYDKEKEQLVINSYEASVVRTIFELFTSPKSDVQGINGIARYLTNQGIPTKRNAKQWHRQVVRQILMNKAYVGEFFQNRWNTEGMLANKYGSSDKVKMTARPQEDWIQVPCPKIIEIEQYEHTQAILKESRRRWRGTSKHEYLLSGLVRCEECGNTMTGRRAKNWGSYHREYTDVKNTAGAKNKGCGNRVNCEKLDDEVWNELIRWLNNPEELIESLNDFKDSQHSYEKMVLERIGIELNRIKTGRNRLINLLTSDEFFQEVDVRDKLKELKEKEVNLLKDKKEIETKLKEEQGKGIINTKLLEKATTYYLSHGTDRLNIVNKRDIIRSIVKEIRVDCNYNVEIITL; translated from the coding sequence GTGAGAAGCGGGTACAGCCTGGAGCAACAGCTGAGGGCCTGCAGGGAGAAAGCACAGACTAGTGAGGTAATAGAATACGTGGATCGGGGGCTCTCAGGAGAGTTCCTCGATCGTCCTGCGTTAAACAAGCTCCGCCAGGATTTACGGGAAGGGATTTTAAGCAAAGTTGTTTGTCTGGATCCTGACCGGCTTTCCAGAAAGCTCATGAATCAGCTTATAGTATCCGAAGAAATTGAAAAGAAAGTGGAACTGGTATTTGTTAACGGTGAATACCAAAGGACTCCAGAAGGGATGCTTTTTTATCAGCTTCGAGGGGCTATAGCGGAATTTGAAAAGAAAAAAATTACGGAACGTATGAGTCGTGGACGTATCCAGAAGGCTAGACAAGGAAAAGTAATACGTGATTATCAAATCTACGGTTATGACTACGACAAGGAAAAAGAGCAGCTAGTTATTAATAGTTATGAAGCGAGTGTTGTTCGTACGATCTTTGAACTGTTTACATCTCCTAAAAGTGATGTTCAAGGAATTAATGGGATAGCTAGATACTTAACTAATCAGGGGATTCCAACTAAGAGGAATGCGAAGCAGTGGCATAGGCAGGTTGTCAGGCAAATTTTAATGAATAAAGCATATGTAGGGGAATTTTTCCAGAATCGCTGGAATACCGAGGGAATGCTTGCTAATAAGTATGGATCTAGTGACAAAGTAAAAATGACAGCAAGACCTCAAGAGGATTGGATTCAGGTTCCCTGCCCTAAAATAATTGAAATAGAACAGTATGAACATACTCAAGCAATATTAAAAGAATCTAGAAGACGCTGGAGAGGGACCAGCAAGCACGAATACTTATTAAGCGGCCTGGTTAGATGCGAAGAATGCGGAAATACCATGACAGGCAGAAGAGCAAAAAACTGGGGATCCTATCATAGAGAATACACGGATGTGAAAAATACAGCAGGAGCTAAAAATAAAGGCTGTGGAAATAGGGTTAATTGTGAAAAGTTGGATGATGAAGTGTGGAATGAGTTAATTAGATGGTTAAATAATCCAGAGGAACTAATAGAATCACTAAATGATTTTAAAGACAGTCAACATTCTTATGAAAAGATGGTTCTAGAACGAATAGGGATAGAATTAAATAGAATTAAAACTGGACGAAACAGGTTGATAAATTTATTAACAAGTGATGAATTTTTTCAAGAAGTTGATGTACGTGACAAATTAAAAGAGTTGAAAGAAAAAGAAGTTAACTTATTAAAAGATAAAAAAGAAATAGAAACAAAGTTAAAAGAAGAACAAGGAAAAGGCATAATTAATACGAAACTCTTAGAAAAAGCAACCACTTATTATTTATCACATGGTACTGATAGATTAAATATTGTAAATAAGAGGGATATTATTAGAAGTATAGTTAAAGAAATAAGAGTAGATTGCAATTACAATGTTGAAATAATAACATTGTAA
- a CDS encoding AEC family transporter, whose protein sequence is MNYLVFIVGQVILPIFVLIGVGFIFQRKVYSDVRVLTKLNVYVFVPAFIFVTIYSTAFSSEIVISIVVFFLSYAVAIFLFVRLFSKALSIPAGKKTAITNGALFYNAGNYGIPVNDLVFKGDGMAMSIQVVFVALQNMLMFTYGIVTLKSAENNIKEALYGFLKMPILYALILGALFNIYSFSLPDVILVPSTYIANGMVTIALLTLGAQVGSLARTSWNLILLMSVAIRLLVGPMLALIIIFVFGFDGVIAKVMLIAASMPTSVNSAVLAQEYQSEAAFSSETVLYTTVFSSLTVTGTIYLANYLFS, encoded by the coding sequence TTGAATTATTTGGTATTTATTGTTGGCCAGGTAATTTTGCCAATTTTTGTGTTAATTGGTGTTGGGTTTATATTCCAGCGAAAGGTTTACTCGGATGTCAGGGTGTTAACGAAATTGAACGTGTATGTCTTTGTCCCAGCGTTTATTTTTGTAACAATATATTCAACAGCGTTTTCTTCAGAAATCGTTATCTCAATTGTAGTATTCTTTTTGAGTTATGCAGTTGCAATTTTCCTTTTTGTAAGACTATTCTCGAAAGCGCTTTCTATACCAGCAGGAAAAAAAACAGCTATAACTAATGGAGCACTTTTTTACAACGCAGGTAACTATGGGATCCCAGTCAATGACTTAGTGTTTAAAGGGGACGGAATGGCAATGTCAATTCAGGTAGTGTTTGTTGCACTCCAGAATATGCTGATGTTCACCTATGGAATTGTTACATTAAAGTCAGCTGAAAACAATATAAAAGAGGCACTATATGGTTTTTTGAAAATGCCGATTCTGTATGCACTAATTTTGGGCGCTTTATTTAATATATATTCTTTTAGCTTGCCAGATGTAATATTAGTTCCCTCCACCTACATTGCAAATGGGATGGTAACAATTGCGCTCTTGACTTTAGGGGCACAAGTTGGTTCACTCGCCCGGACTAGTTGGAATCTCATTCTCTTGATGAGTGTGGCTATTCGGCTGCTCGTTGGACCGATGTTGGCGTTGATTATCATATTTGTCTTTGGCTTTGATGGCGTGATAGCTAAAGTAATGCTTATTGCTGCTTCCATGCCTACGTCTGTCAATAGTGCAGTCCTGGCACAAGAATATCAAAGTGAGGCAGCATTTTCGTCAGAGACTGTATTATACACAACTGTTTTTAGTTCCCTTACGGTAACAGGAACAATTTATCTCGCAAACTACTTGTTTTCTTAA
- a CDS encoding PrpR N-terminal domain-containing protein has protein sequence MAINVLVVAPYRGLAILTKEIKKELVPFKVTVHQADLKESLAIIDEYERKGVNFDYIVSRGGTAKLLRKYVDSPVIEINISGYDILRILALLKSYNTKIGMVGFESIINSFETVASVIQVEMSYHTIEKEEEVERTLVRLSEEGIRIVVGDAVTVRLANSMGMQGVLITSGRESVLEAFEKIESMNKEIMMFRSKNILFEHLLNRVKAGVCLIEEDGTLVFNNSMFSKMSKLTMKQGSNTYQQVPYLKTVVEELESNSPLHFQLGITQFDEVLSLDTGRISTENSHPLIYVEVGKERKFNDNGIVCTYSRGLMDSTPYYLLEDEVFRKGRDVATSLLKEKKPILLIGEEGTGKRMFVHYLFHGFEDMEKDGTILEVELSRPSIATFNRLIELIKKESAHSFIHLKGIQTITNSQQKKLKTVMKELKAQLFISFPGDSSYKLKNDNFIDPSLASALTSPQIIFDPLRDRPVSLEKAINTFILYYNEKYGKQIVGVKEQALKKLCHHPWERNFIELRETVKELVHRTEGQFIEEVDGCLQCKTLDNASIHLNQPLAQIEIDIIKMVLEQENGNQTRTANRLGITRSTLWRKLNQV, from the coding sequence ATGGCAATAAACGTGTTAGTAGTTGCCCCATATCGAGGGTTAGCAATTCTTACAAAAGAAATTAAAAAGGAGCTTGTTCCTTTTAAGGTTACAGTACATCAGGCCGATTTAAAGGAAAGCTTGGCTATTATTGATGAATATGAACGAAAAGGAGTTAACTTTGATTATATTGTAAGTAGAGGTGGTACCGCTAAGTTGCTTAGAAAGTATGTTGATTCACCAGTAATTGAAATAAATATCTCAGGGTATGATATTTTAAGGATCTTAGCCTTACTAAAAAGTTATAATACAAAAATCGGCATGGTAGGCTTCGAGAGTATAATTAATAGCTTTGAAACTGTTGCATCTGTAATCCAGGTAGAAATGAGCTATCACACAATCGAAAAGGAAGAGGAGGTGGAGCGGACGCTAGTACGCCTCTCAGAAGAAGGAATACGTATTGTAGTAGGAGACGCTGTCACCGTCCGGCTTGCAAACAGCATGGGGATGCAGGGGGTATTAATAACTTCAGGAAGGGAATCTGTTCTCGAAGCATTTGAAAAGATTGAAAGTATGAATAAGGAAATTATGATGTTTCGATCGAAAAATATTCTGTTTGAGCACCTTTTAAACCGCGTAAAGGCAGGGGTTTGCCTTATAGAGGAAGATGGAACGCTAGTCTTTAATAATAGTATGTTTAGTAAGATGAGTAAGCTTACAATGAAGCAAGGGAGTAATACGTATCAACAAGTTCCGTATTTAAAAACAGTTGTTGAAGAATTGGAGTCGAATAGCCCTTTGCACTTTCAGTTAGGAATAACACAATTTGATGAAGTTCTTTCTCTGGATACGGGAAGGATCAGTACAGAAAATAGCCATCCACTTATTTATGTCGAGGTGGGTAAAGAGCGGAAGTTCAACGATAATGGTATCGTTTGTACGTATTCACGTGGACTAATGGATTCAACTCCATATTACTTGTTAGAAGATGAAGTGTTTAGGAAAGGTCGTGACGTTGCAACCTCCCTCCTTAAAGAGAAGAAGCCGATTTTGTTAATTGGGGAGGAAGGAACTGGAAAACGAATGTTTGTACATTATTTATTTCATGGTTTTGAGGATATGGAAAAGGATGGTACTATTCTGGAAGTGGAATTATCTCGCCCATCAATAGCCACATTTAATCGTCTTATAGAACTAATAAAAAAAGAGTCGGCTCATTCGTTTATCCATTTAAAAGGGATTCAAACAATCACAAATAGTCAGCAGAAAAAACTAAAAACAGTTATGAAGGAATTAAAGGCCCAACTATTCATTTCATTTCCTGGCGACTCAAGCTACAAGTTAAAGAATGATAATTTTATCGATCCAAGCCTTGCGAGTGCTTTAACATCACCGCAGATTATTTTTGATCCGTTAAGGGATCGCCCGGTTTCTTTAGAGAAGGCGATTAATACCTTTATTTTGTATTATAATGAAAAATATGGAAAACAAATTGTGGGTGTTAAAGAGCAGGCATTAAAAAAGCTGTGTCATCATCCGTGGGAGAGAAATTTTATTGAGCTAAGAGAAACGGTTAAAGAATTGGTTCATCGGACAGAAGGGCAATTTATCGAAGAAGTTGATGGGTGTCTTCAGTGTAAAACACTTGATAACGCATCAATCCATTTAAATCAGCCATTAGCTCAAATAGAAATTGATATTATTAAAATGGTGTTAGAACAAGAGAATGGAAATCAAACAAGAACGGCAAATCGATTGGGTATTACTCGTTCTACACTTTGGCGAAAACTTAACCAAGTTTAG